The sequence below is a genomic window from Dictyostelium discoideum AX4 chromosome 5 chromosome, whole genome shotgun sequence.
CATAAAGAATAATAAGTATCGAGCTTGAAAGAAAATGATTTACCATCATTAAAATTCATTGTAATTTCATATTCTTTAGTTAAATTTAAACCATaagaaatttgatttatcaatatACAATAGttgaatgaatttgaaaagtaAGTATATTGAATGATAGCAGTAGTGCTTGGAATTGtttcataataataaccagGTTCTAAACCttctaaaataatatagtacaaaaaataatttgaaaaactaATTGGTTTTGTTGAATTTACAACTTTTActttatcaatatcaatatctaaaaagtaataaataaaccacaaaaaaatttaatatattaataaattatattttccatattccaaaaaaaaaaaaaaaaaaaaaaaaaaaaaaaaaaaaaaaaaaaaaatattacctAAACAATTTGTATTAAGTTGATATGTTTGTTGAAAATTATCACTAGTTGTAAATGTTAATACTTGAGAATTTGTTCCAATTTTTTGATTACCTTgaatatttgtaaatatataataattattattgtttaatatttgatagAATGAAACATCGTTATTTAAATCGCTTGAAAAACTTGTGATAGTTTTACCAACtggaatttcaattaaaattttaatttcaaagcTACActcataattattttttggataTTTTGAGAATGTTGAGTTTATTGATTGGGCTAAAATAGATTGTTGTGGAGTTAAAGGTGTTAATTGcgattcatttaattttatgaaaaaaaaaattataaatatcgataaaacataaaatttattcatattttttttaattcttaaaaaaaaaaaaaaaaataaaaataaaagaatatgtggataaaaaaaaaaaaaaaaaaaactaaaaaaaaaaaaccacgtACTTTTGTGAGGATATGAATTGATTTATTCGATTAATTGAAAACAAATTATGAAACTcgaaaaaaattgattaaataaCCAAgagtttaaaaatttttacgTGCTTTAACTTGTTCccatttctattttttttttttcgtgcattttataaaatttatttttacccaggtaaaaaaaaaataaaataaaaaaaaaataaaataaaaacaaatatctaaaacaaaaaaaaaaaataaaataaaaaaaataaaaaaaagatatttttttttttgggtaacaataaatgtaaaaataaatttgcatttaaaaaaaaataaaaaaaaataaaaaaaaattaaatagataATTAATAAGTTTTTTGTAAGGGTGGTTGGATGTAAAAATTTAAGCGTTAAAGTGgtgaaaagtaatttttCGGGCTGTgggtcttttttttttttttttttttttttatttttttattttctatgcGACCCCCCTTAATAATTAAtgctcaaaaaaaaaagttagatTGTGCAGATAATTTCCAACACTACTTTTtcataaagtaaaaaaagatagatttttaatttttattcatttcagCCATTTTTCTATTCACAGAATCTACGAATTTCTTTTGTTTGTTCTTTTTAatgattatataaataacacCAATAATTATTACAGCAGCGAAAGCGATTGAACCAACAATAATACCAGCTAATTGAGCAGTTGTTAAACCAGAATTACTTTTTGTACAAACTGAGTTATCTTCATCAGAGGCTGATTTGCTATCGATAAGCACTGAGAAATCTGGATCAACTATTATTGAGTTTCTATAATTTGGAATTGTAATACCAATAAATGAttgtaatgatgatgatgaactaTCAATTACATTTAATGATGAATCTAATAAAACATTACTTATACTTTTAACagtattatcaataatagCACGTTTAATGAATCTACCATAAAGTGaatgattttcaatttgaatctttaaataatttgaatcatCACCTGTTGATGTATTACCAAATTGATTTGATGTGCAAATATCATTTGAGTTTGTTGTTAATGATGCTTCCATTACTAATTGAAGTTGATTTAATGAACTTTTAAATTGATATTCtgtaatttcaattgtataTTTAATACTAGATGGATTCattgttaaattttgatttgcGAATTGAATTGGTGTACTTTGATTAAACCATTCTAAAGTTGCTgttatatttgtatttgataCTGTTGTAAAGTACTGATTTTTAAATTCGTTAATTGGTGTATATATCCATTGAtcgaatttataattatttacttctttattattaaaatctaatTCTCTTAATGATActaatgatattaatgatttaaatatcattttttgagATTCTTCACTATTTGTTTCTGATGATTGACCATTATTATCTGTTGGTATTTCAACATCTGGTTTTGTTGTATTAATTGATGGTTGTggtacaataataatttgagaAGTACAAGTTACTCCAATCCATGGTGAATAACAAATACAACCTGTTGATGAACAATAACCTTGATTTTTACCACCACATTCTGGATTACCTAGACATTTTTGTGGTGGATTGGTTGGAATTGGTGTTATTGTTGGTATTGGTGTTGTGGTTGGTATTGGTGTTGGAGTTGGTATTATAGtagaattaaaataaactGGATTAacaataaattcatttgataTGAAACCATCAATTGTTAAAGCTTTAATATAGAATGGGCTCttagtatttttaattcttcccACTCTAATTGCTGATGATCCATGAATTAACATTAAACTTGCTGAATTTGGCGTCAAACTACTATCGCTGtaaacaaaatcaattctGGAAACTTTTGAAAAACCTCTACCATATATAACCaattcaccattatcatctGAATAATATCGATCTGTTGATTTGATTACTGGTTGGTTAATTGTAAATGttgtattaatataataGTTTGAGAGTGGTACTCTTTGAATATCATCACTTGAATAaccataataataaccacCATTATTTACAATACCATATactgaaaatattaaagcaTTTGGGAAACCAAAACCCAATGGTAATTCAGTTGCACAGGAATAAGAAACATTTGTTATATTATACGATActaattttgatttacatTCTACCAAtccattaaataatgaagttatataaattattggtAATTGATCGATTTTAATAATCGGTACACCactatcaattgaaaaatcaaatgaaatggTTCTATTGGTCGCACCTACATCAATGGTTGTTGCTGATGttgtaaatgataataatgttggttttatattttctattACTTGTAATATTGAACATGTAAATGGTAAAACTGTAATACCAATACCTCTTTctaagaaattaataaatggaTTAATTATTGAAGCAGTAAGTAATGAAGGtgtatataaattaaatcttgaagctattttatttgtatcaaACAATATAACTCTAACGATTCTATATTCTTGTGATATACATGGTtgagtaatattaattaaaatttgatattgGCAATTGAATTTATCACCAATTACATCATCGATTGTAAAATTGAAATGATAAGTTGAACTATCAATTGAACCCATTACTTTAATATAACCACTTTCAAACCCATTTAAATCATctgtaatattaaatttccaACCAATTGTACCTGTTGTTGAAATTACTAAAccatttccaattttttcaaaagaaCTAAAAATTGGACCTTGATTGTCAAGTtctataatttataaaaaaagaaattagtttttttttttttatgattatttaattttttcattcaaataaataattaccaGTCTTATCTACAAAGAGTTCATTAACTATATCAGTACTATAAAATCCTGATTCTGGTGAATGTTCAATCATATATTGAATATTTCCAAACATATTATTCTTTGGTAATATGAATTTACATTCAAATATTCCTGTGCTGGCATTGTAAATGAATGGATTTCTATATAACATATTGGCAACATCAGTCATATCTCTTTCTATTGGAAATGATATTATATCCAATAAAACAAGTGCCATTGTTTTATATGGTGGAATATCGCTTGAATTTACATACAAAATATTATAAGAATCTTCCTCTAAGCTtaaattattctttaaaaatctaatattattgttttgaaaatttgaaatatttaattctaaattattattttaaaataaaggaAAGTATTCATTAGTTAaagtaaaattattttatttaataaaaaaaaaaaatcaaaaaatcaatatttaatataatacaTACTATAACTTATTTCTTGTGGTAATTGGAATATAACTAATGGATCTATTGAAACTATATCACCTGGATTATAAATAGAACTATAACCATATAAATCAAACATTATAACATATTTTACACCATGAAAACCtgtaattaattcaaatgtaCCATTGTAAATTGTGCCACTAACTAAAGTGTCAATACTGACATATAATTGTTCTGTAGCCATAAAATTTCTAATTCCATTAACACTTTCGATTGTTAAccttaatatatatttttgacTTGAAACTCTTGTGAATTgatatgataataatttggGAGGTGAATTAGATTGATCAAGAGTCAATGGCGAAAATTGAACACTAAACTCACCTCCATCAGTGATGCCAAAACTATAATAATCAGATTTTGAATATTCCAAAAGTTGAACTAATGAAACTTTATGtgtataataattattattacctgAATAAAACCCATATGGCCAACCTCTAATTTCACTACTAAAATAACCATATGTAAAATCAGTAAACTGGTATGGCTCAGTTACATTGATTGTTACAGAATATACTGGAATTGGATTAATATATAAAGTTTCACAACTATTTGTAGTTGAGTAGatttttggtaaaattatatctatatatatatatatatttattttaaaaaaataaaaattaatattattagaaattagaaaaaaaaaaaaaaaaaaaagaaaattaatacaaACCTTGAATATTTACTGATAtacttgaattattaatCGAAAATCCATCTTCATTAATAAAAGTGGAATTTCCATTAAC
It includes:
- a CDS encoding hypothetical protein (Similar to Dictyostelium discoideum (Slime mold). hypothetical 127.0 kDa protein) → MRYEVADALNEYNIHCYTFPANSTHLLQPLDLLVFGIFKRKLEIDWKLIKASYLDELENNDDKSLACVSNTLVINEKPSSTQIADARKIGFQINSLGVGVNNSQFTPITPETTLLASVVNPIFSRTPYSSDSRYCNQNSYNIQIEAKGVSITSASTNNTNFKLNQKFQTNDKYLYNLISYGSLEYGIYYQELTFTTNDNNNHTYQFMTTCSDLNIDDLFVISETKPFHMASSYYYYLKISGIKPHFPIEIYTDYVSGVNILHSGDPIYNYVIQLSLGALQNLSQDINFNLKFSNNRLFPISIGSYFSQFDEQDLATSHIDTFYPPNILSPGLNFTQFSYFCGPVFQSILNTNIMRPYQLIRTNSGEKYTLPLKGKKGNMTFIGFVVNGNSTFINEDGFSINNSSISVNIQDIILPKIYSTTNSCETLYINPIPVYSVTINVTEPYQFTDFTYGYFSSEIRGWPYGFYSGNNNYYTHKVSLVQLLEYSKSDYYSFGITDGGEFSVQFSPLTLDQSNSPPKLLSYQFTRVSSQKYILRLTIESVNGIRNFMATEQLYVSIDTLVSGTIYNGTFELITGFHGVKYVIMFDLYGYSSIYNPGDIVSIDPLVIFQLPQEISYKLNISNFQNNNIRFLKNNLSLEEDSYNILYVNSSDIPPYKTMALVLLDIISFPIERDMTDVANMLYRNPFIYNASTGIFECKFILPKNNMFGNIQYMIEHSPESGFYSTDIVNELFVDKTELDNQGPIFSSFEKIGNGLVISTTGTIGWKFNITDDLNGFESGYIKVMGSIDSSTYHFNFTIDDVIGDKFNCQYQILINITQPCISQEYRIVRVILFDTNKIASRFNLYTPSLLTASIINPFINFLERGIGITVLPFTCSILQVIENIKPTLLSFTTSATTIDVGATNRTISFDFSIDSGVPIIKIDQLPIIYITSLFNGLVECKSKLVSYNITNVSYSCATELPLGFGFPNALIFSVYGIVNNGGYYYGYSSDDIQRVPLSNYYINTTFTINQPVIKSTDRYYSDDNGELVIYGRGFSKVSRIDFVYSDSSLTPNSASLMLIHGSSAIRVGRIKNTKSPFYIKALTIDGFISNEFIVNPVYFNSTIIPTPTPIPTTTPIPTITPIPTNPPQKCLGNPECGGKNQGYCSSTGCICYSPWIGVTCTSQIIIVPQPSINTTKPDVEIPTDNNGQSSETNSEESQKMIFKSLISLVSLRELDFNNKEVNNYKFDQWIYTPINEFKNQYFTTVSNTNITATLEWFNQSTPIQFANQNLTMNPSSIKYTIEITEYQFKSSLNQLQLVMEASLTTNSNDICTSNQFGNTSTGDDSNYLKIQIENHSLYGRFIKRAIIDNTVKSISNVLLDSSLNVIDSSSSSLQSFIGITIPNYRNSIIVDPDFSVLIDSKSASDEDNSVCTKSNSGLTTAQLAGIIVGSIAFAAVIIIGVIYIIIKKNKQKKFVDSVNRKMAEMNKN